In Silene latifolia isolate original U9 population chromosome 3, ASM4854445v1, whole genome shotgun sequence, a single window of DNA contains:
- the LOC141647298 gene encoding piezo-type mechanosensitive ion channel homolog isoform X1 → MGRFLTGILLPLLLLTAALLSWSLISLLNLIAFLFVQYVASEIGIRSRNRGLSRLLLIFSLLVLLSCAVFHINLAIQGDHWTTEDAQWAELMGLIRVQTTALSAIVFITLHVIVALITAFDIYGNGANLEGRTYFLRTLSSSLERLDSKLREASWLLLPIIQLGVSISHPCWISLPYFIGSCVGLVDWSLNSNRLGLFRWWNKFLPYAVSNIMLLYIYQLPVEFPDVFEGFAGFIGLYKISSVSNWSEICYGLFLLLFYIMLASIRCDLAEAGSIISSNESGLTEPLLPSNNFLPICQSRSGLRYGNLLSTGAVFQTFTINFFTYGFPITLFALAYWSFQFASLFSFGLIVYVGYILSVFPSLFHFHRLNSMLLIFILSWATCTYVFNVYCNEKMQKDREIWETIGLWRYSFPGAYLFAQFCLGVLIAVGNQVHSSVFFFLPDGAEQSLSNDSAVEEKEETKVLIVATIVWLFSKCSRAIVMTIILMIAVKPGFIHALYIIFFMLYLLRPTIDWRMRQALILLCEGHFALLYILQLNLFAELLKSQGSWPLKVLSQVGLLEYDSTGDFLKIVLLACFCVIHNHGFELLFSFSAILQHAPCLPFGFSILKAGLNKSVLLSVYISKSKENPRHCSSHDRRIASYLGAIGQHFLSIYHSFGTYIAFLTILLTVYLVPPNYVSFGYLFFLLFWLTGRQIMGRTRRRLWFPLKLYSVIVFLLTYALSVSLSFRSSLSNLVDLHSSFGFNPQASAFENVWDSLAVLIVMQLHSYERRQSKSFSSDDYDKPDYNTCSFMRRLLVLHNEKILLIALFYASLSPVSIFGLIYLIGLVISSTLQKSCRVPSKFFSVYSGILLMVEYLFQMWGGQAGMLPGQKHYRLSQLVGLHLFKPDFWSLEFGLRGKIFVIISCMLQYVVFRWVENLPGTLGREGKWEEVFTLFGPAYETPTSVFSSETVTKLPITSEPLLQTQKENEKVFLSFKSRVSLDANTQHSGETRSFKDADKPNEKFSGISEGSGKWNKKHIISLRKERLQMQKTLLKVYVKFWIENMFNLFGLELNMIILLLCSFAILNSISLLYIAALAACILMKRHVIQKSWPIFVFAFGSVLILEYLAACKYLTSPTKVDTLYVDLSCHDCWKKSNVFFDYCLKCWLGIIVDDHRMLVSYWAVFMISCFKLRADQLSNLSNTHLYKQIESFRNVTCVLSDLSFETKCMWTSLDFLRLESYCHLLDFVLTLVLVTGTLEFDILHLGYLGFALVFFRMRLEILKKKNQIFSWLRVYNFALIVLSLAYQSPFVGDANEGKCDTSNYIYEIIGFYKYDYGFKITSRSALVEIIIFALVSLQSYMFESKEFDYVSMYLEAEQIQAALREQEKKAAWKTKQLLHIRRVEELKNQRNLQVEKMKAEMLNLQTELQRTTSPKDCGNTSSKSGHRRMSSMNSCNGNNYNEENPCRSFDSLNFEITESAAEKNDLKVSVRDIREHKEVNLVSFDNLDRKEIEKLQDRESPLKSALQLFGDGVSHVQSLGNLAVNNIVNLLNIDVEELISEEQSVENVEYYGLQSQSTSTFSINSDCGTVEALHAYISMLLRYVWAQMRSHNDVVCYCCFVLIFLWNFSLQSMFYLAGLFLYALCVHAGPSNVFWIITLMYAEFCILLQYLYQINIQHCGFTIELSFLQEIGFPGYKVTSSLVISNWPLFLVYLFTLLQSSITARDCEWAVIKELGSFRKKDSDKGEDHKSSNWLEKVERLLLSLIKVTKLILSTLYRYWRSLIEGAETPPYFVQLSMRVNVWPEDGIQPEKIGFRINRLLKIVNDRRSRDCSNRYPVSRIRVQSIEQSPENPNIALAVLEVLYASSLVEGIPVEWHHSLTPAEDVAKELLEGQREGLFEEIGFPYHVLSIVWGGKKEIDLYAYVFCADLVVFFLVAIFYQSIIKNKIEFLEVYQLEDQFPKEFVFILMIIFFLIVLDRVTYLRIYATGKVILYIFNLVLFTFAVTKYAWSTETSPHHSGRFGLRCIYLMKTISLALQAVQIRFGIPNRGTLYQQFLTSNVSRINYLAFRVYRALPFLHELRCVLDWSCTTTSLTMYDWLKLEDIHASLFLAKCDADLNRANHKQGQKQTKTTKFCNGICLFLVLIGVIWAPMLMYSSGNPTNIANPIKDAGVRVDIKTVSGRLTLYETTLCKMLSGEDLDIRTNLDPRGYLKAYDENDIQVICCQADASSMWLVPPIVQSRFIQSLGWSMDILFSWKFTRDRPKGKEVVRYELILQDHDSPRVEQVTDVLQGNTDSFAIYDIYPRYFRVTGSGDVRLLEEAVELVSANLTLHRASPGWWSFDDLDPLGVSDHCGPAGPVAVIVSEETPQGILGETLSHSSIWGLYITFVLAVGRFIRLQCADLRMRIPFENLPSCDRLLAICENIYTARAEGELEVEEVLYWTLVKIYRSPHMLLEYTKPD, encoded by the exons CCTTTCTGCTATAGTATTTATTACGCTACATGTAATTGTGGCTCTGATTACTGCGTTTGATATTTATGGAAATGGAGCTAACTTGGAAGGAAGGACATATTTCTTGAGGACTTTATCTTCTTCATTGGAACGATTAG ATTCTAAACTGCGGGAAGCATCTTGGTTGCTCCTGCCAATTATACAGCTTGGCGTGAGCATTAGTCATCCTTGTTGGATTTCCTTGCCATATTTCATTGGTAGTTGTGTTGGGCTAGTTGACTGGTCTCTGAATAGTAACCGTCTAGGTCTTTTTCG GTGGTGGAATAAATTCTTACCTTACGCTGTCTCAAACATAATGTTGTTGTATATCTACCAACTTCCAGTTGAGTTTCCTGATGTATTCGAAGGGTTTGCTGGGTTCATAGGGCTATATAAAATCTCTTCAGTGTCGAATTGGTCAGAAATTTGTTACGGCTTGTTTCTTCTGCTTTTCTATATAATG CTTGCAAGTATTAGATGTGATCTTGCTGAAGCAGGTAGCATTATATCTTCAAACGAAAGCGGTTTGACCGAGCCTCTTCTGCCATCCAACAATTTTTTGCCTATTTGCCAATCAAG ATCCGGGTTAAGGTATGGCAATCTTCTGTCCACTGGAGCTGTTTTCCAGACATTCACGATCAACTTCTTCACGTATGGATTTCCG ATCACACTTTTTGCGCTAGCATATTGGAGTTTCCAGTTTGCTAGCCTCTTTTCGTTTGGCTTGATTGTATATGTTGGCTACATCTTATCTGTGTTCCCTTCCTTGTTCCACTTCCACCGGCTGAACAGCATGCTTCTCATCTTCATTCTTTCTTGGGCTACTTGCACTTACGTCTTCAATGTGTATTGTAATGAAAAAATGCAGAAG GACAGAGAGATTTGGGAGACTATCGGCTTGTGGCGTTATTCCTTTCCGGGTGCCTATCTCTTTGCACAATTCTGCCTTGGTGTCCTGATAGCTGTGGGAAATCAAGTGCATAGTTCTGTTTTCTTTTTCTTACCCGATGGGGCTGAGCAATCTTTATCCAATGACTCTGCAGTGGAAG AGAAAGAAGAGACCAAAGTGTTAATCGTTGCTACAATTGTGTGGCTTTTTAGCAAATGTTCTCGAGCTATAGTGATGACCATCATCCTAATGATAGCTGTCAAACCTGGTTTCATCCATGCTTTATACA TTATATTCTTCATGCTGTATCTCCTGAGGCCCACAATCGATTGGAGAATGCGGCAAGCGCTGATTCTTTTGTGCGAGGGGCATTTTGCATTGTTATACATTCTTCAGCTCAATCTTTTTGCTGAATTGCTGAAATCACAAGGATCATGGCCGTTAAAAGTGCTTTCACAAGTAG GTCTTCTTGAGTATGATAGCACTGGAGATTTCTTGAAGATAGTGTTACTTGCTTGCTTTTGTGTGATCCATAATCATGGATTTGAACTCCTTTTCTCGTTCTCGGCAATTTTACAGCATGCTCCTTGCCTTCCTTTTGGGTTCAGCATTTTAAAAGCTGGCTTGAACAAATCTGTTCTTTTGTCGGTGTATATTTCTAAGTCGAAGGAGAATCCTAGACACTGTTCTTCCCATG ACAGGAGGATTGCATCTTATCTTGGTGCTATCGGGCAGCACTTTCTGTCAATATACCATTCATTTGGTACTTACATTGCATTTCTTACCATACTCCTAACAGTATACCTTGTGCCCCCCAACTATGTATCATTTGGATATCTCTTTTTCCTTCTCTTTTGGCTGACTGGAAGGCAAATCATGGGAAGAACAAGAAGGCGCCTTTGGTTTCCTCTGAAATTATATTCagttattgtattccttttaacTTATGCCTTAAGTGTCTCCTTAAGTTTCCGGTCTTCGCTATCGAACTTGGTGGATCTACATTCCTCATTTGGGTTTAACCCACAAGCTTCAGCTTTTGAAAATGTTTGGGATTCCTTGGCTGTGCTAATAGTCATGCAACTACATAGTTATGAAAGAAGACAAAGCAAATCATTTTCCTCAGATGATTACGATAAACCAGACTACAACACATGTTCTTTCATGAGGCGCCTTCTAGTCTTGCACAATGAGAAAATATTGCTCATTGCCTTATTCTATGCATCTTTGTCTCCTGTAAGCATATTTGGTTTGATTTATCTTATTGGTTTGGTTATCAGTTCAACTTTACAGAAATCGTGTCGGGTCCCATCAAAATTCTTTTCAGTTTACTCGGGAATTCTTCTGATGGTTGAATATCTTTTCCAAATGTGGGGTGGCCAAGCTGGAATGTTGCCTGGTCAAAAACACTATCGCCTGTCCCAGTTGGTTGGTTTACATTTATTTAAGCCAGATTTTTGGAGTCTGGAATTTGGTTTGCGAGGAAAGATTTTTGTCATAATTTCTTGCATGCTTCAGTATGTGGTGTTTCGCTGGGTGGAAAATTTACCTGGCACACTTGGAAGAGAAGGGAAATGGGAAGAAGTCTTCACTTTGTTTGGTCCTGCTTATGAAACTCCTACTTCGGTCTTTTCCTCTGAAACTGTAACTAAACTACCTATAACTAGCGAGCCTCTTTTACAGACACAAAAAGAAAACGAGAAAGTGTTTCTGTCTTTCAAATCCCGTGTATCCCTAGACGCAAATACTCAGCATTCTGGAGAAACAAGAAGCTTTAAGGATGCCGATAAGCCTAACGAGAAATTCTCTGGCATTTCAGAAGGTAGTGGAAAGTGGAACAAGAAACACATTATATCTTTGAGGAAGGAGAGGCTGCAAATGCAGAAGACTTTGCTAAAGGTGTATGTGAAGTTCTGGATAGAAAATATGTTTAACTTGTTTGGccttgaattaaacatgataatattaCTCCTTTGCAGCTTTGCTATTTTGAATTCAATTTCTTTGCTTTACATAGCAGCCTTAGCTGCATGTATTCTTATGAAGAGACATGTCATACAAAAATCATGGCCTATTTTTGTCTTTGCATTTGGCTCAGTCCTCATCCTCGAGTACTTGGCAGCTTGCAAGTATCTAACATCTCCAACAAAAGTAGACACATTGTATGTAGACTTGTCCTGCCATGACTGTTGGAAAAAGTCGAATGTCTTCTTTGACTACTGCCTAAAATGTTGGCTAG GTATAATAGTTGATGATCACCGGATGCTTGTTAGTTATTGGGCTGTTTTCATGATCTCTTGTTTCAAATTACGTGCTGATCAACTTTCCAATCTATCTAATACACATTTGTATAAGCAGATAGAGTCCTTCAGAAATGTTACATGTGTACTGAGTGATCTCTCTTTTGAAACAAAATGCATGTGGACATCACTTGACTTCTTGAGGCTTGAAAGTTACTGCCATTTGCTGGATTTTGTTCTTACTTTAGTTTTGGTTACTGGTACCCTTGAATTTGACATTCTTCACTTGGGATATCTTGGGTTCGCACTTGTATTTTTTCGTATGAGGCTTGAGATCTTGAAGAAGAAGAACCAAATTTTTAGTTGGTTGCGTGTATACAACTTTGCCCTAATTGTTCTCTCCCTGGCTTACCAGTCTCCGTTTGTTGGGGATGCAAATGAAGGAAAATGTGACACATCAAATTACATTTATGAGATCATTGGTTTTTATAAGTACGATTATGGATTCAAGATAACATCAAGATCAGCCCTTGTTGAGATCATAATCTTTGCATTGGTATCTTTACAGTCATATATGTTTGAATCCAAGGAATTTGATTATGTATCAATGTATCTTGAAGCGGAACAAATTCAAGCTGCACTTCGCGAGCAGGAGAAGAAAGCGGCTTGGAAGACTAAACAGCTTCTACACATTAGGAGGGTTGAAGAGCTGAAAAATCAACGGAATTTGCAGGTTGAGAAAATGAAGGCAGAGATGCTTAACTTGCAGACAGAGTTGCAAAGAACCACCAGCCCTAAAGATTGTGGGAACACCTCATCAAAAAGTGGACACAGGAGAATGTCATCAATGAATTCATGCAATGGAAATAACTATAACGAAGAGAACCCTTGCAGGAGTTTCGACTCATTAAATTTTGAAATCACTGAATCTGCAGCGGAGAAGAATGATTTGAAAGTCTCTGTTCGGGATATTAGGGAACATAAAGAGGTCAATCTAGTGAGTTTTGACAACTTGGACAGAAAAGAAATAGAGAAACTTCAAGATAGGGAAAGCCCTTTGAAGTCTGCTCTGCAGCTATTTGGTGATGGTGTTTCTCATGTACAGTCTCTTGGGAATTTGGCGGTTAACAATATTGTAAATCTTCTAAACATTGATGTCGAGGAGCTGATTTCAGAAGAGCAGTCTGTTGAAAATGTGGAATATTATGGGTTACAGTCTCAAAGCACGAGTACTTTTTCTATTAATTCTGATTGTGGAACAGTAGAAGCTTTGCATGCTTATATAAGCATGCTCTTGCGATACGTGTGGGCCCAGATGCGGTCACATAATGATGTAGTTTGTTATTGCTGCTTTGTCTTAATATTTCTCTGGAACTTCAGTCTGCAATCAATGTTTTATCTTGCTGGACTTTTCTTGTATGCACTATGTGTTCATGCCGGACCAAGCAATGTGTTCTGGATAATAACACTAATGTATGCTGAGTTCTGCATATTACTACAGTATCTATACCAGATCAACATTCAGCATTGTGGTTTCACCATTGAACTTAGTTTTCTGCAGGAGATAGGGTTTCCTGGGTATAAAGTGACGTCATCTCTCGTAATCAGCAATTGGCCTCTTTTTCTGGTTTATTTATTCACACTATTGCAGTCTTCTATAACCGCAAGAGATTGTGAATGGGCTGTTATTAAGGAATTAGGCTCTTTTAGAAAGAAAGATTCTGACAAGGGTGAAGATCATAAGAGTTCAaattggttggagaaagttgagAGGCTATTACTCTCCTTAATTAAGGTGACAAAGTTGATACTAAGTACTCTATACAGGTATTGGAGATCGTTAATAGAGGGTGCAGAAACACCTCCTTACTTTGTACAGCTGTCTATGAGGGTCAATGTGTGGCCAGAGGATGGGATTCAACCAGAAAAAATAGGGTTCAGAATCAACCGGTTGCTCAAAATTGTTAATGATCGGAGATCCAGAGACTGCTCGAATCGTTATCCTGTTAGCAGGATTCGTGTTCAAAGCATTGAGCAAAGTCCAGAAAACCCGAATATAGCTCTTGCTGTTCTAGAAGTGCTATATGCTTCCTCCTTGGTAGAAGGTATCCCAGTGGAATGGCACCACTCTCTAACACCAGCAGAAGATGTGGCTAAGGAGTTGCTCGAAGGCCAACGTGAAGGATTATTTGAAGAGATTGGATTTCCTTATCACGTACTTTCTATCGTCTGGGGAGGAAAGAAGGAGATTGATTTATACGCTTATGTGTTTTGTGCTGACCTGGTTGTTTTCTTCTTAGTTGCCATCTTTTACCAATCTATCATAAAAAACAAAATTGAGTTTCTTGAAGTTTATCAGCTTGAAGACCAATTCCCAAAGGAGTTTGTTTTCATCTTGATG ATAATATTTTTCTTAATTGTTCTTGATCGTGTTACATACCTTCGCATATATGCCACTGGGAAAGTTATCTTGTATATCTTCAACCTAGTTCTATTTACCTTTGCTGTGACCAAGTATGCTTGGTCAACAGAGACTTCTCCACATCATTCAGGAAGATTTGGATTGCGCTGTATATACCTAATGAAGACAATCTCCTTAGCACTTCAGGCTGTTCAAATTCGATTTGGTATTCCTAATAGAGGCACCTTATACCAGCAATTTTTGACAAGCAATGTTTCCAGAATTAATTACCTTGCCTTCAGAGTGTACCGTGCTCTGCCGTTCCTCCATGAACTACGGTGTGTTCTTGACTGGTCCTGCACTACTACATCCTTGACGATGTATGACTGGTTGAAG TTAGAAGATATTCACGCAAGCTTGTTTCTTGCCAAGTGTGATGCGGATTTGAATAGAGCAAACCACAAGCAAGGAcagaaacaaacgaaaacaacgAAATTTTGCAATGGTATTTGCTTGTTCCTTGTGCTGATTGGTGTTATATGGGCTCCTATGCTG ATGTACAGCAGTGGAAACCCAACTAACATTGCGAATCCTATCAAAGACGCCGGTGTCCGAGTAGATATAAAAACTGTCAGTGGAAGGCTTACTCTATATGAGACCACCTTATGCAAAATGCTCTCAGGGGAGGACCTTGATATACGAACTAATCTCGACCCTCGTGGTTATTTGAAAGCATATGACGAGAATGATATTCAGGTGATTTGCTGCCAAGCTGATGCAAGTTCCATGTGGCTTGTCCCACCTATAGTCCAATCTAGGTTCATCCAGTCTCTTGGCTGGAGTATGGACATTCTATTTTCTTGGAAGTTTACAAGGGATCGACCAAAAGGCAAGGAGGTTGTCAGATATGAATTGATTCTTCAGGATCATGATTCTCCAAGAGTAGAACAAGTCACGGATGTTTTACAGGGTAATACCGACAGTTTTGCAATTTACGACATCTATCCTAGATACTTTCGCGTCACTGGATCTGGAGATGTGCGACTTCTTGAAGAGGCG GTGGAGTTGGTCAGCGCAAATCTCACCCTCCATAGAGCCAGTCCAGGATGGTGGTCTTTTGATGACCTCGATCCTCTAGGGGTGAGTGATCACTGTGGACCAGCTGGACCTGTTGCTGTGATTGTTTCTGAGGAAACTCCAC AAGGCATTCTTGGTGAAACTCTCAGCCATTCAAGCATATGGGGTCTTTACATTACCTTTGTTCTAGCAGTTGGACGGTTTATCAGACTTCAATGTGCTGACTTAAGAATGAGGATACCCTTCGAGAATCTCCCTTCTTGTGACAG GTTGTTGGCAATATGCGAGAACATTTACACCGCCAGAGCTGAGGGAGAGCTTGAAGTTGAAGAAGTCCTTTACTGGACGCTGGTTAAGATCTACAGATCACCACACATGCTGCTTGAGTACACAAAACCCGACTGA